A window of Halichoerus grypus chromosome 15, mHalGry1.hap1.1, whole genome shotgun sequence genomic DNA:
ACACTATTCATCCTTCACCCCTCAAAAATATTGTAACCGCCAGCCCTTTGCTTGCAGTGCTGGGGCTGGAGGCCTGGCAGAATGGGTGCTGATGGAGCTACAGGGGGAGATCGAGGCTCGCTACAGCACTGGATTAGCTGGAAACCTCCTGGGAGACCTACATTACACCACTGAGGTGAGGGGACTTTTCTTTCCCTGCCTAATGCCTCAGGAAAGCAAGCTACACCAAGGTGGTGCTCCCAGGACCCAGAGTGAGGACTGCCCTCAGGTTTGTTATTCGAGGTCTAGCTAATCTAAGCTATCTGCTTGTTCTCCCCCGACCCCTGCAGTAGCAGGGAAATTTAGCTTTGGGGAATCTGGAAAATCACAGTTCTAAAAAGTGGAAATTCTCTTACCTGGGGCTACAAAGAGTAAAAAGGGCACGAGGGTGGTCGTCTGGTGTGGCTCTTCAGCAGTGGTAGAGCCATGCCAGGGAGTGCAGGTGCCAGCATTGCTCGCCAGGAGCATCTCTAGAAGGCACCTGAGTGTTATGACCTTGCCCTGAACCTCAGGCATTTCATTCTTGTTCTGCCGAAGGGAATCCCTGTGCTGATCGTGGGGCATCATATCCTGTATGGAAAAATCATCCATCTGGAGAAACCTTTTGCCGTTCTTGTCAAACACACTCCTGGGGAGCAGGACTGTGATGAACTTGGCTGCAAGACTGGCACCCGGTACCTGGTGACAGCACTCATCAAAAACAAGATCCTTTTCAAAACTCGCCCCAAGCCCATTATCACCAACGTCCCCAAGAAAGTATGAAAGAACCCCGGATTTTCCCTAGAGAGCGGCCAACTCCTTGGACTCGTGCTCAGTTGCCACCTCGAGGACGGCTCGACGGTTCCCTGGGACCACAGGGGGGTCCTGTTTTGAACACAGGCCACCCGCTGGGCATGAATTCTGATCCCTTCCTCATGGCAACCGGTTCTCTTGGTGGAAATCTGGCCCCATTTCCAAGGAACCCATCGCCTTTTCCAACTTCATCAGGCTCATTGGCTTCAAATCCAGCACCTTTCCCTGCTGGTGCTCGTGACCCAGGCATGGCTTCTTTTCCAAGAGGGATGAATCCCACTGGTGCAGGTGCAGTTTCTTTCCCAAGGCCCGGTGGCCTTTtgggcccaggcccagggccaTCTCTAAACCCTAGGGCAGGGGCTCTTCCAGGTCCAGGGCCTCTGTCTAACCCAAGGTTAGGGGGTCTCCCAGGGCCGGGTCCTATGTCCAACCCAAGGTCAGGTGGTCTCCTGGGAACGGGTCCTGACCCCAGAAGTGGCGGCCCTAtgggccctgggcctgggcccaACCTGAGAGCAGGTGTCCTGTTGACTTCTGGGAATGGTCCTCCTAATCCTAGGCCTGTTGGCCTGGGACCAGGACCAAGTCCCAATCTGAGGTCAGGCTTCGTTGGTACAAACCCTGCCCCGAGGTCGGGTATGTTTCCAGGCCCGGGCCTTGGGCCCAGCCCAAGAGCAGGTGGCCTGGGCCCAGGCCTTGGACCCAACCCAAGGGCAGGTGGCCTGGGCCCAGGCCCTAATGTGGACACCAGAGCGGGTGGCCTCCTGGGCACAGGATCTGGTCTTAACTTAAGAATGGCTGGACCTCAAGGCCTAGATCTTGCCCCCATTCTAAGAGCAGCAGGTCTTTTAGGAGCAAATTCAGCTGCTTTCTCACAGGCTTCTGGAAACATGGGCACAAGCCCATCCTCTATGGCAAGAGTACCTGGCCCCATAGGCCCAAACTCCGGTCCTGGCTCTCGGGGAATTGGCCTTCCAGGGCCAAATCCATCCATGTCCAGGGCTCCTGGCCCCATAGGTCCTAATTCAGCTCATTTTTCAAGGCCAGCTGGGCCCATGGGGGTAAATGCGAATCCCTTTCCAAGGGGGGCAGGTTCAGGGGGCCTGAATCCAGCTGCCTTCTCTCAGTCCTCTGGCACATTGGCTTCAAATCCATCTACCTTCCAGAGGTCCGCTGGCCTCCAGGGCTCAAGTCCAGCAATTTTCCCAAGAACCTCTGGGCCACTAGGTCCCAACCCAGCTAACTTCCCAAGGGCCAGTGGCTTGCAGGGTCCAAGTCCCGCTGCCTTCCCAAGGTCTACTGGCCCATTAGGCCCTGGTCAGGTTACTTTCCCCAGGTCAGCTCCTGGGCCCCTGGGCTCTTCTCCAGCAGGCCCTGTGGGTATCAACCCAGCTCCTTTCGCAAGGCCATCTGGGACCCTGGGTCTAAACCCAGCT
This region includes:
- the CHTF8 gene encoding chromosome transmission fidelity protein 8 homolog; the encoded protein is MVQIVISSAGAGGLAEWVLMELQGEIEARYSTGLAGNLLGDLHYTTEGIPVLIVGHHILYGKIIHLEKPFAVLVKHTPGEQDCDELGCKTGTRYLVTALIKNKILFKTRPKPIITNVPKKV
- the DERPC gene encoding decreased expression in renal and prostate cancer protein gives rise to the protein MKEPRIFPRERPTPWTRAQLPPRGRLDGSLGPQGGPVLNTGHPLGMNSDPFLMATGSLGGNLAPFPRNPSPFPTSSGSLASNPAPFPAGARDPGMASFPRGMNPTGAGAVSFPRPGGLLGPGPGPSLNPRAGALPGPGPLSNPRLGGLPGPGPMSNPRSGGLLGTGPDPRSGGPMGPGPGPNLRAGVLLTSGNGPPNPRPVGLGPGPSPNLRSGFVGTNPAPRSGMFPGPGLGPSPRAGGLGPGLGPNPRAGGLGPGPNVDTRAGGLLGTGSGLNLRMAGPQGLDLAPILRAAGLLGANSAAFSQASGNMGTSPSSMARVPGPIGPNSGPGSRGIGLPGPNPSMSRAPGPIGPNSAHFSRPAGPMGVNANPFPRGAGSGGLNPAAFSQSSGTLASNPSTFQRSAGLQGSSPAIFPRTSGPLGPNPANFPRASGLQGPSPAAFPRSTGPLGPGQVTFPRSAPGPLGSSPAGPVGINPAPFARPSGTLGLNPASFPRMNGPVSKTLVPFPRVGSLPGTNPAAFPRPGGPMAAMYPNGMLPP